The proteins below come from a single Crossiella sp. CA-258035 genomic window:
- a CDS encoding NCS2 family permease, producing the protein MAKTGVPSGLDRFFKISERGSSVSREVRGGLVTFVTMAYIVVLNPLILGSFSAADAGAKKDVLGAILPVPQVAAVTALVAGAMTILFGLIANYPFAIATGLGINSLVAVTIAPQVTWPEAMGLIVVNGLVVLLLVVTGFRTAVFNSVPAPLKAAIAVGIGLFICLIGLVDAGFVRRIPDAAGTTVPVSLGIGGSIASWPTLVFVVGLVGTAILVARKVRGAILIGVLGSTVLAIAIEALVNAGPSKGSNPRGWNLGYPALPESVFSLPDLSLVGEVSFGAWTRLPALAAAMLVFTLVLTDFFDTIGTMTGLGKEAGLVDKDGQLPNTSKALFVDGVAAVAGGVASSSSNTVYVESAAGIAEGARTGLANVVTGLLFLAAMFFTPLYQVIPVEAAAPALVIVGALMMTQVVDIDFTDFTVALPAFLTIVVMPFTYSIANGIGAGFVSYVALKAATGKAREIHPLMWVVAVAFLLYFGIGPLRALFL; encoded by the coding sequence GTGGCCAAGACAGGGGTCCCGTCCGGTCTCGACCGGTTCTTCAAGATCTCCGAGCGGGGTTCTTCGGTCAGCAGGGAGGTCCGCGGCGGGCTGGTCACCTTCGTGACCATGGCCTACATCGTGGTGCTCAACCCGCTGATCCTGGGCAGCTTCTCCGCGGCGGACGCCGGGGCGAAGAAGGACGTGCTCGGCGCGATCCTGCCGGTGCCGCAGGTGGCCGCGGTGACCGCGCTGGTCGCCGGGGCGATGACCATCCTGTTCGGACTGATCGCGAACTACCCGTTCGCCATCGCCACCGGGCTCGGCATCAACAGCCTGGTCGCGGTCACCATCGCCCCGCAGGTCACCTGGCCGGAGGCGATGGGCCTGATCGTGGTCAACGGCCTGGTGGTGCTGCTGCTGGTGGTCACCGGGTTCCGCACCGCGGTGTTCAACTCGGTGCCCGCCCCGCTGAAGGCGGCCATCGCGGTCGGCATCGGCCTGTTCATCTGCCTGATCGGCCTGGTGGACGCCGGGTTCGTCCGCCGCATCCCGGACGCCGCGGGCACCACCGTGCCGGTCAGCCTGGGCATCGGCGGCTCGATCGCCTCCTGGCCGACGCTGGTGTTCGTGGTCGGCCTGGTGGGCACCGCGATCCTGGTGGCGCGTAAGGTCCGCGGCGCGATCCTGATCGGCGTGCTGGGCAGCACCGTGCTGGCCATCGCGATCGAGGCCCTGGTCAACGCGGGCCCGTCCAAGGGCAGCAACCCGCGCGGCTGGAACCTCGGCTACCCGGCCCTGCCGGAGAGCGTGTTCAGCCTGCCGGACCTGTCGCTGGTCGGCGAGGTCTCCTTCGGCGCCTGGACCCGGCTGCCCGCGCTGGCCGCCGCGATGCTGGTGTTCACCCTGGTGCTGACCGACTTCTTCGACACCATCGGCACCATGACCGGGCTTGGCAAGGAAGCCGGGCTGGTGGACAAGGACGGGCAGCTGCCCAACACGAGCAAGGCGCTGTTCGTGGACGGGGTGGCCGCGGTCGCCGGTGGCGTCGCCTCCAGCTCCTCCAACACCGTCTACGTCGAGTCCGCGGCCGGTATCGCCGAGGGCGCCCGCACCGGACTGGCCAACGTGGTCACCGGCCTGCTGTTCCTGGCCGCGATGTTCTTCACCCCGCTGTACCAGGTGATCCCGGTGGAGGCGGCCGCGCCGGCGCTGGTGATCGTCGGCGCGCTGATGATGACCCAGGTCGTGGACATCGACTTCACCGACTTCACCGTGGCCCTGCCGGCCTTCCTGACCATCGTGGTGATGCCGTTCACCTACTCCATCGCCAACGGGATCGGCGCGGGCTTCGTCAGCTACGTGGCGCTGAAGGCGGCCACCGGCAAGGCCCGCGAGATCCACCCGCTGATGTGGGTGGTCGCGGTGGCCTTCCTGCTCTACTTCGGCATCGGTCCGCTGCGCGCGCTTTTCCTCTAG
- a CDS encoding helix-turn-helix transcriptional regulator: MDSGLADFLQACRARLRPQDVGLVPGDRRRVPGLRREELAQLAGVSTSYYVRLEQGQSRNASPEVIDALARALRLDEAERQHLHDLARAGQRARRARGHPVERVSEVTVELLRALGDTPALVLGRGSDVLAWNPIGHALLAGHLDFTAPQRPADRPNMARQVFLDAHTRELYANWTDKALAVVANLRLMTGRYPGDAALTGLIGELTTRSPEFARFWAGNRVAACNGAVYRLRHPLVGALTVLQQTLIPVGEWSQTLVVSTPREEASRSALALLAHEVSSR; this comes from the coding sequence GTGGACTCCGGACTCGCCGACTTCCTACAGGCCTGCCGGGCCCGGCTGCGGCCGCAGGACGTGGGGCTGGTGCCCGGTGACCGGCGGCGGGTGCCCGGGCTGCGGAGGGAGGAGCTGGCGCAGCTGGCCGGGGTCAGCACCTCCTACTACGTGCGGCTGGAACAGGGCCAGTCCCGCAACGCCTCGCCCGAGGTGATCGACGCGCTGGCCAGGGCGCTGCGGCTGGACGAGGCCGAGCGCCAGCACCTCCACGACCTGGCCCGCGCCGGGCAGCGCGCCCGCCGGGCCAGGGGGCATCCGGTGGAACGGGTGTCCGAGGTCACGGTCGAGCTGCTGCGCGCGCTCGGCGACACCCCGGCGCTGGTCCTCGGCCGTGGCTCGGACGTGCTGGCCTGGAACCCGATCGGCCACGCCCTGCTCGCCGGGCACCTGGACTTCACCGCGCCCCAGCGCCCGGCTGACCGGCCGAACATGGCCCGCCAGGTGTTCCTGGACGCGCACACCCGCGAGCTGTACGCCAACTGGACGGACAAGGCCCTCGCGGTGGTGGCCAACCTGCGGCTGATGACCGGCCGCTACCCGGGGGACGCCGCGCTGACCGGGCTGATCGGCGAGCTGACCACCCGCAGCCCCGAGTTCGCCAGGTTCTGGGCCGGCAACCGGGTCGCGGCCTGCAACGGCGCGGTGTACCGGTTGCGGCATCCGCTGGTCGGCGCGCTCACGGTGCTCCAGCAGACGCTGATCCCGGTCGGCGAGTGGAGCCAGACGCTGGTGGTGAGCACCCCACGCGAGGAGGCATCACGCAGCGCGCTGGCCCTGCTCGCGCACGAGGTCAGCTCGCGTTGA
- a CDS encoding DUF2771 family protein, translating to MHKGLSLLLAAAALSGVAACAAPVGPPEVTLFAAGKSIAVKPSQYCDVKVENCQADPKAAGVLRVPKGQEVKISVDPRIGETPWQVVFRYRKPDNGKVDGRSEAFAPNKTLAYTLKLPEADAQLETIEVHQYGAAISANTEGGVSFGTRGTWVISVDDRG from the coding sequence GTGCACAAGGGACTGTCGTTGCTGCTGGCCGCCGCCGCGCTGTCCGGAGTGGCCGCCTGTGCCGCCCCGGTCGGACCGCCGGAGGTGACCCTGTTCGCCGCGGGCAAGTCGATCGCGGTGAAGCCCTCGCAGTACTGCGACGTGAAGGTGGAGAACTGCCAGGCCGACCCGAAGGCCGCCGGGGTGCTGCGGGTGCCCAAGGGCCAGGAGGTCAAGATCTCGGTCGATCCGCGGATCGGCGAGACGCCGTGGCAGGTGGTCTTCCGCTACCGCAAGCCGGACAACGGCAAGGTCGACGGGCGCAGCGAGGCGTTCGCGCCGAACAAGACGCTGGCGTACACGCTGAAGCTGCCGGAGGCGGACGCGCAGCTGGAGACCATCGAGGTGCACCAGTACGGCGCGGCGATCTCGGCCAACACCGAGGGCGGCGTCAGCTTCGGGACTCGCGGGACCTGGGTGATCTCGGTGGACGACCGCGGGTAG
- a CDS encoding glutaminyl-peptide cyclotransferase: protein MVTVLTAVVCASLAFSGCSAASETEPQRLRAEVLASHPHDHTAFTQGLEIADGTLYEGTGLAGSSTLREVDRETGQVRRQAAVPNGFFGEGITVAGDVIWQLTWQDGYALRWNRRDLTQIDQVELEGEGWGLCKDGDRLVMSDGTGTLSFRDPKTFARTGTVTVRRPGATVSRLNELECVGGAVWANVWQTEEILRIDPNSGAVTAVVDASGLLRAEQKEGADVLNGIAAIPGTAEFLLTGKLWPAMFRVKFVPVRQD from the coding sequence GTGGTGACGGTACTGACCGCGGTGGTGTGCGCGAGCCTGGCGTTTTCCGGTTGCTCGGCCGCGAGCGAAACGGAACCGCAACGGTTGCGCGCCGAGGTGCTCGCCAGCCATCCGCACGACCACACCGCCTTCACCCAGGGCCTGGAGATCGCCGACGGCACCCTCTACGAGGGCACCGGGCTGGCCGGGTCCTCCACCCTGCGCGAGGTGGACCGGGAGACCGGCCAGGTGCGGCGGCAGGCGGCGGTGCCCAACGGCTTCTTCGGCGAGGGCATCACCGTGGCCGGGGACGTGATCTGGCAGCTGACCTGGCAGGACGGCTACGCGCTGCGCTGGAACCGGCGGGATCTCACCCAGATCGACCAGGTCGAGCTGGAGGGCGAGGGCTGGGGCCTGTGCAAGGACGGCGACCGGCTGGTGATGAGCGACGGCACCGGCACGCTGAGCTTCCGCGACCCGAAGACCTTCGCCCGCACCGGCACGGTCACCGTGCGCCGCCCCGGTGCCACGGTGAGCAGGCTCAACGAGCTGGAGTGCGTCGGCGGCGCGGTCTGGGCCAACGTGTGGCAGACCGAGGAGATCCTGCGGATCGACCCGAACTCCGGCGCGGTCACCGCCGTAGTGGATGCCAGCGGGCTGCTCCGCGCGGAGCAGAAGGAGGGCGCGGACGTGCTCAACGGCATCGCGGCCATCCCGGGCACGGCGGAGTTCCTGCTCACCGGAAAGCTCTGGCCAGCCATGTTCCGGGTCAAGTTCGTTCCGGTACGGCAGGATTAG
- a CDS encoding TetR family transcriptional regulator gives MAQITPFTARVKASLRETLLDAAANLLADRGFHGLRMADVATAAGVSRQTVYNEFGNKDALVQAVALRLTAEFLADTAHRLERAEHLLDGIRAATRYILTHAAENRLIAAMLTGADAADLLPFVTTRGAPVLSSAAELVRGHIGARLPHLPAEVAALHAETAVRLTVSHLLLPSGSPDQAAEAITAVAAAMLGPHLSTKE, from the coding sequence GTGGCTCAGATCACACCGTTCACGGCCAGGGTCAAGGCTTCGCTGCGCGAGACGCTGCTGGACGCCGCGGCCAACCTGCTCGCCGACCGCGGCTTCCACGGCCTGCGGATGGCCGATGTGGCCACCGCGGCCGGGGTGAGCAGGCAGACCGTCTACAACGAGTTCGGCAACAAGGACGCGCTGGTGCAGGCGGTCGCGCTGCGGCTGACCGCGGAGTTCCTGGCCGACACGGCGCACCGGCTGGAGCGCGCGGAACACCTGCTCGACGGCATCCGCGCGGCCACCCGCTACATCCTGACCCACGCGGCGGAGAACCGGCTGATCGCCGCGATGCTCACCGGCGCGGACGCGGCGGACCTGCTGCCGTTCGTGACCACCCGCGGCGCGCCCGTGCTGAGCTCGGCCGCCGAGCTGGTCCGCGGGCACATCGGCGCGCGGCTGCCGCACCTGCCTGCCGAGGTGGCCGCGCTGCACGCCGAGACCGCGGTCCGGCTGACCGTGAGCCACCTGCTGCTGCCCTCCGGCAGCCCTGACCAGGCCGCCGAGGCGATCACCGCGGTCGCCGCGGCGATGCTCGGTCCTCATCTGTCCACAAAGGAGTGA
- a CDS encoding DUF3027 domain-containing protein: MDGTQASAALVNAVPLAQAAAAEAAEGEEVGGHVGTAVEDPSAVTHFFEAAHPGYTGWRWAVTVSQAGGEEPVTVSEVVLLPGPQALVAPDWVPWNQRVKAGDLGVGDLLPTSPDDHRLVPGYLQSDDPAVEEVTREVGLGRMRVLSWEGRAEAAARWTGGDFGPGSDMARSAPGSCAGCGFFLPLAGSLRAAFGVCGNEYSPADGRVVHAEYGCGAHSEAEVDTSPLVPVAEVIYDDAMLDIEQRPSSAGTAPSPAGSAPEHAAETATEAAPETAVEAAPEAAPEPAAEAAPEAAPAEPAAEPVEAEAILPESPAANEAQE; the protein is encoded by the coding sequence ATCGACGGCACGCAGGCGAGCGCCGCACTGGTGAACGCGGTCCCGCTGGCCCAGGCCGCGGCCGCGGAGGCCGCTGAGGGCGAGGAGGTCGGCGGGCACGTCGGCACCGCGGTCGAGGACCCGTCGGCCGTCACCCACTTCTTCGAGGCCGCGCACCCCGGCTACACCGGCTGGCGCTGGGCGGTCACCGTCTCCCAGGCAGGCGGCGAGGAACCGGTCACGGTCAGCGAGGTCGTGCTGCTGCCCGGCCCGCAGGCCCTGGTCGCCCCGGACTGGGTGCCGTGGAACCAGCGGGTCAAGGCCGGTGACCTCGGCGTCGGCGACCTGCTGCCCACCTCCCCCGACGACCACCGACTGGTCCCCGGCTACCTGCAGAGCGACGACCCCGCGGTCGAGGAGGTCACCCGAGAGGTGGGCCTCGGCCGGATGCGGGTGCTGTCCTGGGAGGGCCGGGCGGAGGCCGCGGCCCGCTGGACCGGCGGCGACTTCGGACCGGGCAGCGACATGGCCCGCAGCGCGCCGGGCTCCTGCGCCGGCTGCGGGTTCTTCCTGCCGCTGGCCGGGTCGCTGCGCGCGGCGTTCGGGGTGTGCGGGAACGAGTACTCGCCAGCCGACGGCCGGGTGGTGCACGCGGAGTACGGCTGCGGCGCGCACTCCGAGGCCGAGGTGGACACCTCGCCGCTGGTGCCGGTGGCCGAGGTGATCTACGACGACGCGATGCTGGACATCGAGCAGCGGCCCAGCTCCGCCGGGACCGCGCCCAGCCCCGCCGGAAGCGCGCCTGAGCACGCCGCGGAGACCGCGACCGAGGCCGCGCCGGAGACTGCCGTGGAAGCCGCGCCCGAGGCTGCGCCGGAGCCCGCCGCCGAGGCCGCCCCGGAAGCCGCCCCCGCGGAGCCCGCGGCTGAGCCCGTCGAAGCCGAGGCGATCCTGCCGGAGTCCCCCGCCGCGAACGAAGCCCAGGAGTGA
- a CDS encoding cold-shock protein: MPSGRVKWYDAEKGFGFVTQDGGEDVYVRASALPEGVSALKPGMRVEFGVADGRRGPQALSVRLVDPVPSVVEARRRPAEELHGLIEDMIKVLESTVQPDLRRNRYPDRKVTKRIAEVVRAVARELDPN; encoded by the coding sequence GTGCCGAGCGGCAGGGTCAAGTGGTACGACGCGGAGAAGGGCTTCGGCTTCGTGACCCAGGACGGGGGCGAGGACGTCTACGTGCGCGCCTCCGCGCTACCCGAGGGTGTCTCCGCGCTCAAGCCCGGCATGCGGGTGGAGTTCGGCGTCGCTGACGGTCGCCGGGGTCCACAGGCGCTGTCCGTCCGGCTGGTCGATCCGGTGCCCTCGGTGGTCGAGGCCCGGCGCCGACCGGCGGAGGAGCTGCACGGGCTGATCGAGGACATGATCAAGGTCCTGGAGTCCACCGTGCAGCCGGACCTGCGCCGCAACCGCTACCCGGACCGCAAGGTGACCAAGCGGATCGCCGAGGTCGTGCGCGCGGTGGCGCGGGAGCTCGACCCGAACTGA
- a CDS encoding SRPBCC family protein — MISLGELTFTRRAWLPAAPHPLYDLVTDVSMIGSWSPTAVAAEYDDGAGPRPGAWFSGRNQRGGRTWRSRSQVETAEPGAEFSFVVGGLAEGIVRWRWTFTADGPGTVVAQHWQVLRLDPVLGSTREELLTLREVMAASAESTLLAMCRWVSEQAA, encoded by the coding sequence ATGATCTCCCTTGGCGAACTCACCTTCACCCGCCGGGCCTGGCTGCCCGCCGCCCCGCACCCGCTGTACGACCTGGTCACCGACGTGTCCATGATCGGGTCCTGGAGCCCCACCGCGGTCGCCGCCGAGTACGACGACGGTGCCGGACCGCGGCCAGGAGCCTGGTTCTCCGGGCGGAACCAGCGCGGCGGGCGGACCTGGCGCAGCCGGTCCCAGGTCGAGACCGCCGAGCCGGGCGCCGAGTTCAGCTTCGTGGTCGGCGGCCTGGCCGAGGGCATCGTGCGCTGGCGCTGGACCTTCACCGCGGACGGGCCGGGCACCGTGGTCGCCCAGCACTGGCAGGTGCTGCGGCTGGACCCGGTCCTCGGCTCCACCCGCGAGGAGCTGCTCACCCTGCGCGAGGTGATGGCGGCCAGCGCGGAGAGCACGCTGCTGGCGATGTGCCGCTGGGTCAGCGAGCAGGCCGCGTGA
- a CDS encoding DUF2530 domain-containing protein, with amino-acid sequence MAERSEPSPVTNRQTPPPPPALPRGLVDAVPAVSVGTGVFFAAFAVLLVLRGTGSVWTWTCLVGGLLGFVGLAVIAWQRAAARRGSRSAQTGV; translated from the coding sequence GTGGCCGAGAGAAGCGAACCGAGCCCGGTTACGAACAGGCAAACACCCCCGCCCCCGCCCGCCCTGCCCCGCGGCCTGGTGGACGCGGTGCCCGCGGTGTCGGTCGGCACCGGGGTGTTCTTCGCCGCGTTCGCAGTGCTGCTGGTCCTGCGCGGCACCGGGTCGGTGTGGACCTGGACCTGCCTGGTCGGCGGGCTGCTCGGCTTCGTCGGGCTGGCCGTGATCGCCTGGCAGCGCGCGGCCGCCAGGCGCGGGTCCCGCTCCGCGCAGACCGGGGTCTAG
- a CDS encoding Gfo/Idh/MocA family oxidoreductase, with product MTDILRWGVVATGGIAGAVTSDLLLVPGIEVHAVSSRALAKAEQFAGRFGIPRAYGDYHELLADPDIDVVYVATPHSQHHEVASAALRAGKNVLCEKAFTLTVAQAEELVGLAESRGLFLMEAMWTRFIPLVRKLRALLADEAIGEIRLVRADFGVRAPYEPAHRLWNPALGGGALLDLGVYPVSFAHMVLGVPSELHVHGSRAATGVDAEAALLLGYPDGAQALLSTSLLAETRITAEVVGTTGRIEVASPFYAPTAMTLHRNGAEPETFRHELWGNGYTYQAREVVEQIAAGEVESPEMAWADSVNVMRTLCAALGRMGVAHPASQTSSGP from the coding sequence GTGACCGACATTTTGCGCTGGGGCGTGGTCGCCACGGGTGGCATCGCCGGAGCGGTGACCTCGGACCTGTTGCTGGTGCCGGGGATCGAGGTGCACGCGGTCTCCTCCCGCGCGCTGGCCAAGGCGGAGCAGTTCGCCGGGCGGTTCGGCATTCCGCGGGCCTACGGCGACTACCACGAGCTGCTGGCCGACCCGGACATCGACGTGGTCTACGTGGCCACCCCGCACAGCCAGCACCACGAGGTCGCCTCGGCCGCGCTGCGGGCGGGCAAGAACGTGTTGTGCGAGAAGGCCTTCACCCTCACCGTGGCCCAGGCCGAGGAGCTGGTCGGGCTGGCCGAGTCGCGCGGGCTGTTCCTGATGGAGGCCATGTGGACCCGGTTCATCCCGTTGGTCCGCAAGCTGCGCGCGCTGCTGGCCGATGAGGCGATCGGCGAGATCCGGTTGGTGCGCGCGGACTTCGGCGTGCGCGCGCCCTATGAACCGGCGCACCGGCTGTGGAATCCCGCGCTGGGCGGCGGCGCGCTGCTGGACCTCGGCGTGTACCCGGTGTCCTTCGCGCACATGGTGCTCGGCGTGCCCAGCGAGCTGCACGTGCACGGCTCCCGCGCGGCCACCGGCGTGGACGCCGAGGCCGCGCTGCTGCTGGGATATCCCGACGGCGCGCAGGCGCTGCTGAGCACCTCCCTGCTGGCTGAGACCAGGATCACCGCCGAGGTGGTGGGCACCACCGGGCGGATCGAGGTGGCCTCGCCGTTCTACGCGCCGACCGCGATGACCTTGCACCGCAACGGGGCCGAGCCGGAGACCTTCCGGCATGAGCTGTGGGGCAACGGTTACACCTACCAGGCGCGTGAGGTGGTGGAGCAGATCGCGGCCGGTGAGGTGGAAAGTCCGGAGATGGCTTGGGCCGACTCGGTGAACGTGATGCGCACCCTCTGTGCCGCACTGGGCCGGATGGGGGTCGCGCACCCGGCCAGCCAGACGAGTTCTGGTCCCTGA
- a CDS encoding MFS transporter: MRPGPDEPTRNGSRGRTRRYEPPAEGGRSYPWEDDPDYQGERRTEPVRRRPPPPPRSGPPPQPGRPPHRPPPSPYYPDEVYEEEPPPPQQPDAPAPPKKITVTRVMMWRSKHLTQQAVRAFRRGVAADGARESGLAALTYATMLNYAVDAAIAVAMANTLFFSAASAESKGKVALYLLITVAPFALVAPVVGPLLDRMQQGRRLALAVSFAGRIALAAVMALNFDNWALYPAALGCMVLSRSFGVLKAAVTPRVLPDELDLVRTNSRLTVFGLVASVAFGGIAAGLGQLFGPQGALWFTAAICAVGVWSCVRIPAWVEVTEGEVPASVGAHPKRKRQPMGRVLVVTLWANATVRVLTGFLMLFAAFAVKAQTQGEPFMQLLLLGVIGAAAGAGNFVGSAVGARLSFSKPDQLLLVCVGSSLAATVVAAIFGGLTTAAIVGLVGATASALAKVCLDAVVQRDMPEESRASAFGRSETVLQLAWTFGGAVGLLLPAEYWIGFTVVSVLLALGFTQTLLAGRGSSLIPGFGGDRPLRPATT, from the coding sequence ATGCGACCCGGACCGGACGAGCCGACCCGCAACGGCAGCCGCGGGCGCACCCGCAGGTACGAACCGCCTGCCGAGGGCGGCCGGAGTTATCCCTGGGAGGACGACCCGGACTACCAGGGCGAGCGCCGCACCGAGCCGGTGCGTCGCCGCCCGCCGCCACCGCCGAGGTCCGGCCCGCCACCGCAGCCGGGCAGGCCACCGCACCGCCCGCCGCCCTCGCCGTACTACCCGGACGAGGTCTACGAGGAAGAACCTCCGCCGCCGCAGCAGCCGGACGCGCCCGCGCCACCGAAGAAGATCACCGTCACCAGGGTGATGATGTGGCGGAGCAAGCACCTCACCCAGCAGGCGGTGCGGGCCTTCCGCCGGGGAGTGGCCGCCGACGGGGCGCGCGAGTCCGGGCTGGCCGCGCTGACCTACGCCACCATGCTCAACTACGCCGTGGACGCCGCGATCGCGGTGGCCATGGCCAACACGCTGTTCTTCTCCGCCGCGAGCGCGGAGAGCAAGGGCAAGGTCGCGCTCTACCTGCTGATCACGGTGGCCCCGTTCGCGCTGGTCGCCCCGGTGGTCGGCCCGCTGCTGGACCGGATGCAGCAGGGCAGGCGGCTGGCTTTAGCCGTCTCCTTCGCCGGCCGGATCGCGCTGGCCGCGGTGATGGCGCTGAACTTCGACAACTGGGCGCTCTACCCGGCCGCGCTGGGCTGCATGGTGCTGTCCAGGTCCTTCGGCGTGCTCAAGGCCGCGGTGACACCCAGGGTCCTGCCCGATGAGCTGGACCTGGTGCGGACCAACTCCCGGCTGACCGTGTTCGGCCTGGTGGCCAGCGTGGCCTTCGGCGGTATCGCGGCCGGGCTGGGCCAGCTGTTCGGGCCGCAGGGCGCGCTGTGGTTCACCGCGGCGATCTGCGCGGTCGGCGTGTGGTCCTGCGTGCGCATCCCGGCCTGGGTGGAGGTCACCGAGGGCGAGGTGCCTGCCTCGGTGGGCGCGCACCCCAAGCGGAAGCGGCAGCCGATGGGCCGGGTGCTGGTGGTCACGTTGTGGGCCAACGCGACGGTGCGGGTGCTCACCGGCTTCCTGATGCTCTTCGCCGCGTTCGCGGTGAAGGCGCAGACCCAGGGCGAGCCGTTCATGCAACTGCTGCTGCTCGGCGTGATCGGCGCGGCCGCGGGCGCGGGCAACTTCGTGGGCAGCGCGGTCGGCGCGCGGCTGAGCTTCAGCAAGCCGGACCAGCTGCTGCTGGTCTGCGTCGGGTCCTCGCTGGCCGCCACCGTGGTGGCCGCGATCTTCGGCGGGCTGACCACGGCGGCCATCGTCGGCCTGGTCGGCGCGACCGCCTCCGCGCTGGCCAAGGTGTGCCTGGACGCGGTGGTGCAGCGGGACATGCCGGAGGAGTCGCGGGCCTCGGCCTTCGGCCGCTCGGAGACCGTGCTGCAGCTGGCCTGGACCTTCGGCGGCGCGGTCGGCCTGCTGCTGCCCGCGGAGTACTGGATCGGCTTCACCGTGGTCTCGGTGCTGCTGGCCCTCGGCTTCACCCAGACCCTGCTGGCCGGGCGCGGCTCCTCGCTGATCCCGGGCTTCGGAGGCGACCGGCCCTTGCGTCCGGCCACGACATAG
- a CDS encoding HAD hydrolase-like protein has translation MTVGFDLDMTLIDPRPGMVLAMDEVGRRTGFPVNGEKFASNLGPPLDGYFRSCGLDEEQVATGVREFRALYPEIVIPRTVGLPGAAESLAAVREVGGSAVVVTGKYGPNAQLHLDALGWQVEHLVGELWSTEKAVALRRFGAKVYVGDHIGDVNGARAAGAFSVAVPSGPCTAQELRAAGADLVLDSLTEFPRWLAGSAAVLAGLPEHGEDAQRETDRQQQTGQVQPQG, from the coding sequence CTGACCGTGGGTTTCGACCTGGACATGACGCTGATCGACCCCCGGCCCGGCATGGTGCTGGCCATGGACGAGGTGGGCCGCCGCACCGGGTTCCCGGTCAACGGGGAGAAGTTCGCCAGCAACCTCGGGCCGCCGCTGGACGGCTACTTCCGCAGCTGCGGCCTGGACGAAGAGCAGGTCGCGACCGGCGTGCGCGAGTTCCGCGCGCTGTACCCGGAGATCGTCATCCCGCGCACGGTCGGCCTGCCCGGCGCGGCCGAGTCACTGGCCGCGGTGCGTGAGGTGGGCGGTTCGGCGGTGGTGGTCACCGGCAAGTACGGGCCCAACGCGCAGCTGCACCTGGACGCGCTCGGCTGGCAGGTCGAGCACCTGGTCGGCGAGCTGTGGTCGACCGAGAAGGCGGTCGCGCTGCGCCGGTTCGGGGCCAAGGTCTACGTCGGCGACCACATCGGCGATGTCAACGGGGCCAGGGCGGCCGGGGCCTTCTCGGTGGCCGTGCCCAGCGGTCCGTGCACCGCGCAGGAGCTGCGGGCGGCCGGCGCGGACCTCGTGCTGGACTCGCTGACCGAGTTCCCTAGGTGGCTCGCGGGATCAGCCGCGGTCCTGGCGGGACTGCCGGAACACGGCGAAGACGCCCAGCGCGAGACCGACCGGCAGCAGCAGACAGGCCAGGTTCAGCCACAGGGGTAG
- a CDS encoding R2-like ligand-binding oxidase, which yields MTRQGFHSLRQGGLNWDSFPLRLFVKGNARFWNPADIDFSQDALDWAEMAEDQRAGSTYLTAMFIAGEEAVTEDIQPFIRAMAAEGRLADEMYLTQFAFEEAKHTEVFRRWLDAVGLTGDLHPFVDGNPGYRAIFYDALPSALAAVAADPSPANQIRASVTYNHVVEGTLALTGYHAWNKVCQENGILPGMQELIRKIGDDERRHMAWGTFTCRRHVAADDRNWDLVQQVMGELLPHALTAIQWVQDQFETPPYDFDVQEFVAYAANRAQRRLGAIESARGVPVAQIDLDYSPEELEERFGEEDAAALAVNAS from the coding sequence GTGACGCGACAGGGTTTCCACTCGCTACGCCAGGGCGGGCTCAACTGGGACTCCTTCCCGCTGCGCCTGTTCGTCAAGGGCAACGCCAGGTTCTGGAACCCGGCGGACATCGACTTCAGCCAGGACGCGCTGGACTGGGCGGAGATGGCGGAGGACCAGCGCGCCGGCAGCACCTACCTGACCGCGATGTTCATCGCCGGTGAGGAGGCGGTGACCGAGGACATCCAGCCGTTCATCAGGGCGATGGCCGCCGAGGGCAGGCTCGCCGACGAGATGTACCTGACCCAGTTCGCCTTCGAGGAGGCCAAGCACACCGAGGTGTTCCGCCGCTGGCTGGACGCGGTGGGCCTGACCGGCGACCTGCACCCCTTCGTCGACGGCAACCCCGGCTACCGGGCGATCTTCTACGACGCGCTGCCCAGCGCACTGGCCGCGGTGGCCGCGGATCCCAGCCCTGCCAACCAGATCCGGGCCAGCGTCACCTACAACCACGTGGTCGAGGGCACCCTGGCACTGACCGGCTACCACGCCTGGAACAAGGTCTGCCAGGAGAACGGCATCCTGCCCGGCATGCAGGAGCTGATCCGCAAGATCGGCGACGACGAGCGGCGGCACATGGCCTGGGGCACCTTCACCTGTCGTCGGCACGTGGCCGCCGACGACCGGAACTGGGACCTGGTGCAGCAGGTGATGGGCGAGCTGCTGCCGCACGCGCTGACCGCGATCCAGTGGGTGCAGGACCAGTTCGAGACCCCGCCGTACGACTTCGACGTGCAGGAGTTCGTGGCCTACGCGGCCAACCGGGCGCAGCGGCGGCTGGGCGCGATCGAGTCCGCGCGCGGGGTGCCGGTGGCCCAGATCGACCTGGACTACTCGCCGGAGGAGCTGGAGGAGCGCTTCGGCGAGGAGGACGCGGCCGCGCTGGCGGTCAACGCGAGCTGA